The genome window TACTCGCATTGGTGTGTATCCTTTTTTCAATTTTCTTAGATCTTGTCCAAGAACTTTTGTTGATTTAATTAAAGGAGCTTCTGACGAATATAAAGCATCAACTTCCCCATTGAATAACATGGTTATGCATTGATTTAAAGTTGGAACAGGGAAAAGATTTTGGAATCCTTGATTTATTAAATATTTATTCAGTACAGAATCTAACCAGACACATACTTTTTTTAGATTTTTAACTTCATCGACAGTTTCTGATTTCTTTTTATTTTCTTTGAGAGTAAAAAAAGAAGTTTCAATACTAATAATATTAAAAACATTATGATATTTTTTACTATTACTATCATTTAAGACAGCTATTGTAGCGTAAACTTCTCTACTTTCCTCAGTAGTTGAATTCATTTTTTTGTATATACTTGGATAAGCTTCAACTTGAGTTTTTATATTTAATTTACCAATTTTGAAAACTTCTTGAGCAACTTCAAAATAGAATTCCCCTGGTGAAGGAGGAGTTAACAGAGTTATTTTTTCTTTTGCAAAAATTTGGCAAGGTAATGAAACAAACAATGCAACTATATAAAGGAAAAATATAGTTCTGTTACTATTTTGAACTTGTTTTATTAAATCGAGCCTTTTAAAAAGATAAAGCACTTTTTCCTCGATAGTCTTCAAAAGTTATTCACGTTTAAGTTGTATATGAATTTCCTTTAATTGCTTTTCTGAAACAGAACTAGGTGCTTTCATCAAAAGATCCATTGCTTTTTGGTTTAATGGAAATGCTATCACTTCTCGAATATTTGGTTCATTTAAAAGTAACATGATCATTCTATCAATTCCAGGTGCAATCCCGCCATGTGGGGGAGCACCAAAAGCAAAGGCATTCCATAAAGCACCAAATTTATTTTCAACATCTGATTCTGAATATCCAGCAATTTCAAAAGCTTTTTTCATAACATCACGTCTGTGATTGCGAATAGCTCCAGAGGATAATTCAATTCCATTACATACCAGATCATATTGGAATGCTAAAATATCAAGTGGATTTTTATTTTGGAGAGCTTCCATTCCACCCTGCGGCATTGAAAATGGATTGTGAGAAAAATCAATTTTTTGTTCGTCTTCATTGAATTCATACATTGGGAAATCGACAATCCAAGCGAATGCCCAACTTTTTTCATCTTTTAAATTTAATTTTTCAGCAAAATAATTTCTTACTTTTCCACCAGCAGTCTGAGATTTTAATTTATCTTTTCCAACAATAAAAATGATAGCATCTTGTGGTTCTAACTTTAGTTGATTGCCAAGAGCTTTCTTTTCAGCATCACTTAATTGTTTTGCTATTGACCCCTTCCATTCGCCATCTTTTACCGCTAACCAAGGAAGTCCTCCAAGTCCTACATCTTTAGCGTAGGCATCAGCGTCGTCAAAAAACTTCCGACTTTGTTGAGCAGAATTAGGCAGGACAATTGCTCGAATAATACCTTTATTTTCAAGAATATTTTTGAATACAGCAAATTGTGTATGGGTAAAAGTTTCTTCAACATTTTGCATTTCTAACCCATAACGAAGATCTGGCTTGTCTATGCCGTATTTATCCATAGCGTCGTGCCATGGAATGCAAGGAAACTTCCTGTTTGCTCTAATATATTTGTTTTCATAATGAGCTAAGGGAAGAATTTTGCGTTGTGTAAACTGCTTATTTTCAAACAGTCCAATCATGAGTTCTTCTATGACGTTGAAAACATCATCTTGTGTAACAAAGCTCATTTCGACATCTAGTTGATAAAATTCACCAGGTGCTCTATCTGCTCTAGGATCTTCGTCACGAAAACAAGGAGCAATTTGAAAATATCTATCGAATCCGGAGCACATTAAAAGTTGTTTAAATTGTTGTGGTGCTTGGGGAAGTGCGTAAAATTGACCCGGGTGCAAACGGCTTGGAACGAGAAAGTCGCGCGCCCCTTCTGGAGAACTACTGGTTAAAATTGGAGTATTAAATTCATTAAAACCTAATGAATGCATCTTTTCGCGGATATAGCGAATAACTTGGCAGCGAAAAAGTATATTTTTATGCATTTTTTCTGTACGTAAATCTAAAAATCGAAAAGAAAGCCTTGTGTCTTCACTTTCTTGTTTTGGATTATGGGCAACTGGAAAAGGTAAAATATCAGATGGAGATTCTACTTGAAAAAAATCAGCTATGACTTCTATTTCTCCAGTTGGAATTTTTTGATTTATAGCACCTTCTCGTTTAGCCACAACGCCTTTAATTTGGATGACTGACTCTTGTCTAACTAAGCTAGCTTCATTAAAAAAAGGTGAATTTGGATGAATAACAATTTGAGTAATGCCAAAGTTGTCTCGTATATCAAGAAAAATAAGACCACCTAAATCTCGTTTTGAATGCACCCAACCCATTAAAGTGACTTTTTGATGAATAAAATTAAGATTGAGTTCAGAACAATTATGCGAACGAAGATTCTGCATTTTCAAATACCTTTCGAATAATATAAAAGATAACTAAAATTATATAGCATAAATATATTCACTGTCATAGTGAAGTAAAAAACAGATATTTAAAGAAATTTATCCACTTTTCCAAATTTTTTCGATAATTATTTTTTCTTGCTTTGAGAATTCATCCCATTTAGAAAGAATAAGATCTGGGCGATTGCGTGCTGTTACTTTTAATTGCTCTTTGCGATTAAATTCTTTAATTTTTTTGTGATCTCCAGAAAGTAAAACCTTAGGAATAGCTTGTTCATGAAATACTTCAGGATGTGTGTATTGTGGTGCTTCAAGAATTCCATCTTCAAAACTGTCTAATAGAGCACTTTCTTCGTTACCCAATACGCCTGGGATGAAGCGAGTTATGGAATCTATAAGACACATTGCGGGTAATTCACCGCCTGAAAGAACAAAGTCACCGATGCTAATGTTAATATCAGCATATTTTAACTCTAACCGATGATCGAAACCAGCATATCTGCCACATAAAAGAATTAAATGAGATTTCTTTGCTAGCATTTTAGCAAGTTTCGAGTCGAATACTTTTCCTGAAGGTGTTAAATTTACTACAAAAGAATCAGAGGATAAAACTGATAGTAAGGCTTTTTCAGTGATGTCAGCTCTAAGTACCATACCGTCACCACCACCAGCGGGCTGTTTATCTACATTTTTTCGCGGATGATCTGAAAAATCTCTTAAAAATACAGTATTTAAAGAAATTTGTTGATTTTTTATGGCACGCGCAATGATTCCTTCATTTTGTAAAGGAAGAAACATTTCTGGGAATAAAGTTATGACAGAAAATTTGAGATTACTGCTCACTCGGATTCTTCCTCAAGAAATTCGGGGACATACTTTATCTCAATTTTTTGTTCACTTTCCGAGATATTAGTGACAAAATTATCCAAAAATGGATATAAAAATACTTTTTTATATTTATTAACATATATTTCTAAATTATCTTGAGCACCAAATGAGGAAACCCCTTCAATTCTGCCTATAAGTCCTTTATTTTCAGTGTATACCTTATAACCAATTAGCTTGCCTACAATAAACTCACCTTCAGCTACTGGTATTTCACTTTCATGGACATAAATGCTTTTATTATACAAAGGTTCTATTTGTTCACGGGTAGTGAAACCTTCAAGATTAATAGCTAATGCTTGGCCACTATTATAAGTTTTTGCTACTTTTGCTTCAAAAAAACCTTCAGGCATTTCAAGTAAAAGGCTTTTATAGCCATCCCATTGAGACCGTCTATCAGGTGTTTTCAAAAAAAATGCGCCCTTCAAACCGTGAGGGCGGCCAATCTGCGCAAATTGAATATAACCTTTTTGTCGCAGTAATTTCTCTTCTTCTAAACTAAATTTTTTCATCATGACTCTGGATCTTTTATAAACGCACTTAAAGCTGATTCCATATCAGTCTTCGTTATATATCCCAGTTCTACAAAGATTTGTCCAATAGGTCTAATGTTTTTTTGTTGAATAGATAGTAGTTGAGCTACATCTTCATCCTTCAGCATACCGAGAGCGACTGCAATTTCACCAAATGGTTTGCCCATTTCGGCTTGCTTATTAAGGATTTGGAATATTTGTTCAACGGTTAGTTTGCCTTCATTTAGTGCAATTCTACCAATTGGTAACCATGTTTGCTTTTGAATATCTAATGCTGTCATAACTTGTCCTGGCGTTACATATCCTTTTTTTACAAGATAGGATCCAAAAAGCTGCATATGAACCTCGTAAAATCAACTGCGCCTGTGAAATCGGCAAAATTTTCTTAAAGAACTTGTCGACAAGATACATGAGAAAATTAGTGGAAAGGAAGGATAATTGGCAAATGTTATCACCATATATAAAACTTAATGATAATTGTGGGTTATGTTCAAAATTGCGCTCTGCAAATAGCGATAAAGACTTTCTTTTTGATGGAGGACATAATCTTTACATATTTAAAAGCCCATTTGCGGAAAAATGGCCAGGGGCTCTAATGCCTATTTTTAAAAGACATATATATGAACAATCTGATATTCGGCCTTCTGATTTACCAGATACTTTACACACTCTCGTTTGTTTAGAAAAAGCGTTACGAAAAGTAACAAATTGCAAACGCATGAATCTTGTAAAGTTTGCTAATATAAGTCATCATTTACATTGGCATTTGATCCCACGATATCATAATGAAAATTATTCAAACAAATGTTCGTGGGAATTAGAAAATATTTCCAGAGAAAAAATATATTCAAAAATAGAAGATTCTTTTTTTGAAAATGCATCTTTATATGAACAAATAAAAAATCAATCCCTATTTGAAATAAAAAATAGAGGTTCTCCTTATTTTGGTTGTGCTTTATTCTTAAGACCGATAGATAAAGAAATAAGAAATAAATTTTTTACTTTAAGTTTAGATGAAATAATACAGCTAGCAAGAAAAAATCCTGAACAGTGGGAATGTTTGTTAATGAAAAGAAATTATCATGACTTTGCTTGGGATTTTATTGGTGGAAATTGTGAAATTAATGAATATCCAGAGTTTGGAATGATTCGTGAAGTAAAAGAAGAAGTTGGTTGGAATATAACTAAATATAAAGAAGTAACACGACAATGGAAAATGGGAGCAATTAAAGGAATTGTTTATTTAGCTATACCTGAAAATGAAAATTATTTAGAAGATGATCCTGAAAGAGTGCATTGTGCTGAAGTTGAAACCGTAAAATATTTTAATTTAATTGAAATAATAAATAGCTCAAATTTTGTAGATAGTGTAAAAGGAAGAATTAAAGCTTTTATTGAAAATAAAGCTGATTTTGATAGTATTGATCAATAAATAGCAGATTACTTTTTATATTAAGAATTGCAGTGCAACAATTTGCTGCCTTAATTTAATTTGTGATTTGCTATCCAATGTTAGCTGTAAATCTCTATGTAAATTTTTCGCAAGGAGAGATTTATGGTTGATCTGTTATCCACTGAAATTCTTGCAAGAATTCAGTTTGCTTTAACCATCATGTTTCATTATTTATTTCCTCCACTTTCAATTGGATTAGGACTGATTTTAGTTTTTACTGAAGGAATGTTTTTAAAGACTAAAAATCCTATTTATGAAATCATTACAAAGTTTTGGGTTAAAATATTCTCTGTTAATTTTGCAATGGGCGTTGCTTCTGGTTTGGTCATGGAATTCCAATTTGGAACAAACTGGGCCTCATATTCAAGATTTGTAGGTGACATTTTTGGTTCTGCCTTAGCTGCAGAAGGTATTTTCGCCTTTTTTCTAGAATCAGGATTTCTTGCCATTCTTGTTTTTGGTTGGGATCGTGTAAGTCCTAAAATGCATTTCTTTTCAACCGTAATGGTTTGTTTAGGTTCAATGTTTTCTGCAGTTTGGATTATTATTGCCAATGCCTGGATGCAAACACCTGCTGGGTATCATTTAATTGGTGAAGGACTGCAAACAAAAGCAGTAATCGATGATTTTTGGGCTATGGTTTTTAATCCTTCCAGTATGCGCATGCTTGTCCACGCTATAATTGGTTGTTGGTTGATGGGCGCATTTTTTGTCATGAGTATTTGTGCTTGGTATATCTTACAAAATAAACATCTCGAAGTAGCGAAAAAATCTTTTAAAATAGCCTTAATTTTAGGGTTTATAAGTTCTGTGCTTGCTGCTACATCAGGACATTTTTTAGCAGAAAGAGTTGCAGAAACTCAGCCAGCAAAAATGGCTGCTATGGAAGGTCATTTTCATACTGGCACAGGTGGAGCGCCGTTATATTTATTTGGTATTCCTAATAGTGAAAAAGAAACAGTTGAATATGGAATCAAAATTCCAGGCGGACTAAGTTTTTTACTCCACGGCAATTTTTCAACTCCAGTTATAGGTTTGGATCAATTTAAACCAGAAGACAGGCCTCCTATTGGAATTACTTTTCAAACATATCACATCATGATTTCTTTAGGGATGTATATGTTATTTATAACTTCGATATCTTTATTGTTACTTAAATTAAATAAACTTTTTTCAACGAAATGGTTGATGAAAATATATACTATCTCTGTTCTAGCACCAATTATTGCAAACCAAGCGGGTTGGATAGCTACAGAAGTTGGAAGACAACCTTGGATTGTATATGGTTTAATGCGAACTCCTGATGGGTTATCAAAATCTGTTAAAGCTGAAGAAATTTTAATTTCAATAATACTTTTTACGATTATTTATTTGTTACTTTTGTTTGTTTGGATTTTTGTAATTAATAACAAAATAAAGCATGGTCCTGATGATGAAATAAATGCAAAATTAGGAATAAATAAGTAACAAGAGGTTAAAATGGATTTACATATTTTTTGGTTTATAACATTAGGAATTCTCCTTGCAGGTTATGCAATTTTAGATGGTTTTGATCTAGGTGTAGGTATTTTACATCCGCTTGCTAAAACTAATCATGAAAAAAGATTATTTCTAAACTCAATAGGTCCTTTTTGGGATGGCAATGAAGTTTGGCTAGTTACATTTGGTGGTGCTTTATTTGCTGCTTTTCCAGATGCATATGCAACAGCTTTTTCTGGTTTCTATCTTCCATTTATGTTGTTACTCTTTGCACTAATATTTAGAGCTGTATCTATTGAATTTAGAAGCAAACATGAATCTCAAATATGGCAAAATTTTTGGGATTGGAGTTTTTTTGCTGCAAGTGTATTAGCTACTTTTTTGTTTGGAGTTGCAGTAGGCAACTGTCTAAATGGAATTATTGTTGGAGCAGATAAAGAATACGCTGGGACAGTATTTGATTTACTTAATCCTTATTCAATTATAACTGGTATTTTAGCAATATCTGCGTTTGCTATGCATGGATCAATATATCTTTATTTAAAACTCGAAGGTGAATTAAAAGAAAGAGTTCATCGCTGGATTTGGCATACCTTTGGATGCTTTATTGTTTGTTACATATTTACTACTATTTATACTTTAGTTTTCATTCCAAGAGCTTTACATAATTTTGAAGAACATCCCTGGCTTTGGATAATCGTGGTTATTAATGTTCTTTCAATTGCAAATATACCTAGAGCAGTTTTCTTAGGGAAAGCTGGTTATGCCTTTCTTTCTTCCTCTTTTACATTGCTAGCTTTCACTAGTCTATTTGGGGCTGCTCTGTTTCCTAATTTAATTACTTCTAGTTTATCGGCTGAATATAGTTTGACTATTTATAATTCAGCATCTTCAGAAAAAACTTTATTTATTATGCAAATTATAGCTTTTTGTGGTATGCCTTTTGTTCTATCTTATACGGCTATTATCTATTGGGTGTTTCGCGGAAAAGTAAAGTTAGGTAAATTTAGCTATTAATTACTTTTCCTCTTGTATTTTGTTGTGATCATAAGGGCAATTTTGGCAGCCACATTTACAGCAAAAGCCTCTTTTTAAATGATATTCTTTAGTAAAAACCATATTTCCATCTTCGTTAATATAGTAATCAATCTCAGCAATGAGTTCGATTTTTTTTTGTCTAAGCATAGGATACTCGCATTTAAAAATATATTAAGTTGGCAAGATAGTTTTATTTTATAATCACTACTGTGATTATAAATATATAGTAAATAAACAGTAAAAGCAATGCCTTAATAATAGATTAGGGGAGAATGAAAGTACTATCCAAATCTTATTATTTCTTTTTTTAAAAATTAGATTTTAATTTTTAGGATATGCAATTTTAAAATTTTAATATTTTTAGAATAGTATGAAAAAAATAATAATTTATAGATTTTAAAAAATTTAATAATTAAAGATATTTACTCTTTAACTCCCTTTCATGTATAATTTATAGCTGAAGTTTACTAGCCAGAATCGATAGGAAGAAATTTGCAACTCGCTTTTGATGTGTTAATTACATTTTAAGTTTTTATGAACAAGGAAATGCTTTGTTCAACTTTTTAACGCCGTGGAGTATATCATGACCATGCTCAAGATTCATAGTCAAAAGTGGTTAAGTGAAGTCGAATTATTAGATTCCGATTTAGAGCCTTCTGAATTTTTAA of Pigmentibacter sp. JX0631 contains these proteins:
- the aspS gene encoding aspartate--tRNA ligase, which translates into the protein MQNLRSHNCSELNLNFIHQKVTLMGWVHSKRDLGGLIFLDIRDNFGITQIVIHPNSPFFNEASLVRQESVIQIKGVVAKREGAINQKIPTGEIEVIADFFQVESPSDILPFPVAHNPKQESEDTRLSFRFLDLRTEKMHKNILFRCQVIRYIREKMHSLGFNEFNTPILTSSSPEGARDFLVPSRLHPGQFYALPQAPQQFKQLLMCSGFDRYFQIAPCFRDEDPRADRAPGEFYQLDVEMSFVTQDDVFNVIEELMIGLFENKQFTQRKILPLAHYENKYIRANRKFPCIPWHDAMDKYGIDKPDLRYGLEMQNVEETFTHTQFAVFKNILENKGIIRAIVLPNSAQQSRKFFDDADAYAKDVGLGGLPWLAVKDGEWKGSIAKQLSDAEKKALGNQLKLEPQDAIIFIVGKDKLKSQTAGGKVRNYFAEKLNLKDEKSWAFAWIVDFPMYEFNEDEQKIDFSHNPFSMPQGGMEALQNKNPLDILAFQYDLVCNGIELSSGAIRNHRRDVMKKAFEIAGYSESDVENKFGALWNAFAFGAPPHGGIAPGIDRMIMLLLNEPNIREVIAFPLNQKAMDLLMKAPSSVSEKQLKEIHIQLKRE
- a CDS encoding cytochrome ubiquinol oxidase subunit I yields the protein MVDLLSTEILARIQFALTIMFHYLFPPLSIGLGLILVFTEGMFLKTKNPIYEIITKFWVKIFSVNFAMGVASGLVMEFQFGTNWASYSRFVGDIFGSALAAEGIFAFFLESGFLAILVFGWDRVSPKMHFFSTVMVCLGSMFSAVWIIIANAWMQTPAGYHLIGEGLQTKAVIDDFWAMVFNPSSMRMLVHAIIGCWLMGAFFVMSICAWYILQNKHLEVAKKSFKIALILGFISSVLAATSGHFLAERVAETQPAKMAAMEGHFHTGTGGAPLYLFGIPNSEKETVEYGIKIPGGLSFLLHGNFSTPVIGLDQFKPEDRPPIGITFQTYHIMISLGMYMLFITSISLLLLKLNKLFSTKWLMKIYTISVLAPIIANQAGWIATEVGRQPWIVYGLMRTPDGLSKSVKAEEILISIILFTIIYLLLLFVWIFVINNKIKHGPDDEINAKLGINK
- the rimM gene encoding ribosome maturation factor RimM (Essential for efficient processing of 16S rRNA), whose translation is MKKFSLEEEKLLRQKGYIQFAQIGRPHGLKGAFFLKTPDRRSQWDGYKSLLLEMPEGFFEAKVAKTYNSGQALAINLEGFTTREQIEPLYNKSIYVHESEIPVAEGEFIVGKLIGYKVYTENKGLIGRIEGVSSFGAQDNLEIYVNKYKKVFLYPFLDNFVTNISESEQKIEIKYVPEFLEEESE
- a CDS encoding transporter substrate-binding domain-containing protein, with the translated sequence MLYLFKRLDLIKQVQNSNRTIFFLYIVALFVSLPCQIFAKEKITLLTPPSPGEFYFEVAQEVFKIGKLNIKTQVEAYPSIYKKMNSTTEESREVYATIAVLNDSNSKKYHNVFNIISIETSFFTLKENKKKSETVDEVKNLKKVCVWLDSVLNKYLINQGFQNLFPVPTLNQCITMLFNGEVDALYSSEAPLIKSTKVLGQDLRKLKKGYTPMRVTFFLAVTKNASNEIIKNLTNSGKLLKSSGKYDQILDKYRKDLYLP
- the trmD gene encoding tRNA (guanosine(37)-N1)-methyltransferase TrmD, giving the protein MSSNLKFSVITLFPEMFLPLQNEGIIARAIKNQQISLNTVFLRDFSDHPRKNVDKQPAGGGDGMVLRADITEKALLSVLSSDSFVVNLTPSGKVFDSKLAKMLAKKSHLILLCGRYAGFDHRLELKYADINISIGDFVLSGGELPAMCLIDSITRFIPGVLGNEESALLDSFEDGILEAPQYTHPEVFHEQAIPKVLLSGDHKKIKEFNRKEQLKVTARNRPDLILSKWDEFSKQEKIIIEKIWKSG
- a CDS encoding NUDIX domain-containing protein, with the translated sequence MLSPYIKLNDNCGLCSKLRSANSDKDFLFDGGHNLYIFKSPFAEKWPGALMPIFKRHIYEQSDIRPSDLPDTLHTLVCLEKALRKVTNCKRMNLVKFANISHHLHWHLIPRYHNENYSNKCSWELENISREKIYSKIEDSFFENASLYEQIKNQSLFEIKNRGSPYFGCALFLRPIDKEIRNKFFTLSLDEIIQLARKNPEQWECLLMKRNYHDFAWDFIGGNCEINEYPEFGMIREVKEEVGWNITKYKEVTRQWKMGAIKGIVYLAIPENENYLEDDPERVHCAEVETVKYFNLIEIINSSNFVDSVKGRIKAFIENKADFDSIDQ
- a CDS encoding DUF5522 domain-containing protein gives rise to the protein MLRQKKIELIAEIDYYINEDGNMVFTKEYHLKRGFCCKCGCQNCPYDHNKIQEEK
- the cydB gene encoding cytochrome d ubiquinol oxidase subunit II, which produces MDLHIFWFITLGILLAGYAILDGFDLGVGILHPLAKTNHEKRLFLNSIGPFWDGNEVWLVTFGGALFAAFPDAYATAFSGFYLPFMLLLFALIFRAVSIEFRSKHESQIWQNFWDWSFFAASVLATFLFGVAVGNCLNGIIVGADKEYAGTVFDLLNPYSIITGILAISAFAMHGSIYLYLKLEGELKERVHRWIWHTFGCFIVCYIFTTIYTLVFIPRALHNFEEHPWLWIIVVINVLSIANIPRAVFLGKAGYAFLSSSFTLLAFTSLFGAALFPNLITSSLSAEYSLTIYNSASSEKTLFIMQIIAFCGMPFVLSYTAIIYWVFRGKVKLGKFSY